The genomic interval TTTATATTCTAAAAGTAGATACGCGAAAATGCAAGGGGAGTGCAGAGTTGCAAGACCCTGCACGAAATTATTGAACAAGGAGGTATGAAATGCCAAAATACGAGGACGTAATCGACTTGTATGACGACAATGGAAAGCGCATTGCAAAAGACATTCCGTTGGAAGCCATCAGTCCGTTGCGCAACGAAGCGATCAAAAAGATCGTATCTCTGACAAAGAGGACAATCGCAGTCGACCTCGCTGGAATTGAGAAGGCTCTCAAGACCGGTGCAATCGCTGGTGCAGTGATTAAGGGTAAGGAAATCGACATCCCTCTCGTCAAGAACGCAGCAAAGATCGCTAAGATCGTTAAAGAGAAAATCCAGGTCTATGACGGAGACGGCACACAAGTTGTCGTCAAGGGCAACAGGCTCGTCGCCATTGTACCTGAGGCAAGAATGGCAGCAGGAATCGAGTACACAACTGGATTCACATCTGTTGCAGCCGCTACCACTGAGGCTATCATCGATGAGTTCAAGATTCCGATGTATGAGGCCAACATGGTCAAGGGAGCGGTTTGGGGAAGATACCCCCAGACGATCACATTCCAGGGTGCAAACGTCAAGTCCATCCTCGAAGTTCCTCAGAACAACGAGGGAGCTGGATTCGCACTCAGGAACATCATGGCAAACCACGTCGTTGCTCTCGTCAACAGGAATGCAATGCAGGGAACAGCCCTTTCGGCTATCTTCGAGCAGTGCGGATCCTACGAAATGGGAGACCTCATCGGAAACTTCGAGAGGGGCGGACTTTTGGCTCTCGCATACGAGGGACTCAACGCCAACAACATGCTTTACACACTCGTGAAGAAGAACGGTAAGACCGGAACAGTCGGTACTGTTATCGAGTCCCTTATGGACAGGGCCATTGCAGACGGAGTCATCAAAGTCAAGGAGACACTCCCCAGCGGATACAAAGTCTACACAACAAAGGACCTTCCCAAGTGGAACGCATACGCAGCAACCGGAATGGTCGCAGCCGTCATGGTAAACATCGGAGCAGCAAGGGCAGCACAGGGAGTTCCCGGAACCGTCCTGTACTACAACGATCTGCTCGAGCACGAGTCCGGACTCCCCGGTGTCGACTACGGTCGTTCTGAGGGAGTTGGAGTAGGTATGTCATTCTTCTCTCACTCCATCTATGGAGGAGGAGGACCTGGTCTGTTCCACGGAAACCACGTTGTGACCAGGCACTCAAAGGGAGTTCTCATCCCTGCAGTAACAGCAGCTAACTGTCTCGACGGCGGAACCCAGACATTCTCCGCAGAGGCCACATCCGGTCTCTTCAAGGAAGTCTTCGGTGACGTAGAGGAGTTCGCAAGGCCCATGCAGTGCGTCGCTGCAGAGGCAAAGAAGGTGAAGAAGAAACTGTGAGGCCCTTGTATGGTATCTACACAACCAGCTGATTACGCAGGCGTTCCGCTTCCCGAAGTCGCCGTTATTACCAACCGCTTGCTCTCCGCGGAGACCACAGAGGTCGTCCTGAACAAACTCGATGTCATCAAAG from Thermoplasmata archaeon carries:
- the mcrB gene encoding coenzyme-B sulfoethylthiotransferase subunit beta, whose product is MPKYEDVIDLYDDNGKRIAKDIPLEAISPLRNEAIKKIVSLTKRTIAVDLAGIEKALKTGAIAGAVIKGKEIDIPLVKNAAKIAKIVKEKIQVYDGDGTQVVVKGNRLVAIVPEARMAAGIEYTTGFTSVAAATTEAIIDEFKIPMYEANMVKGAVWGRYPQTITFQGANVKSILEVPQNNEGAGFALRNIMANHVVALVNRNAMQGTALSAIFEQCGSYEMGDLIGNFERGGLLALAYEGLNANNMLYTLVKKNGKTGTVGTVIESLMDRAIADGVIKVKETLPSGYKVYTTKDLPKWNAYAATGMVAAVMVNIGAARAAQGVPGTVLYYNDLLEHESGLPGVDYGRSEGVGVGMSFFSHSIYGGGGPGLFHGNHVVTRHSKGVLIPAVTAANCLDGGTQTFSAEATSGLFKEVFGDVEEFARPMQCVAAEAKKVKKKL